Below is a window of Quercus robur chromosome 6, dhQueRobu3.1, whole genome shotgun sequence DNA.
GGACGAGCAAGTGCAGACCATGACTATTGAAGAAAAAAGGGTCGTGGTGGAACCTATTGAAGTGTTGGAAGATGTTCCCTTAGACGAAAGGAACCCTGAGAGATGTACCAGGGTGGGGGCAGATCTAGAAGGAGGAATTAAAGAAAACCTTGTCCAGTTTTTGAGGAAGAATGTAGATGTGTTTGCTTGGAGTCATGAGGATATGCCTGGAATAGATCCTAATGTCATCACCCATCGCCTGAATGTATGTCTATCCTCGAAGCCAATACGACAAAAGAAAAGGGTGTTTGCTCCTGAGAGAGAAAACGCTATTAAAGACGAGGTTCAAAAATTGATTGCAGCGAAGTTTATCAGAGAGGTGTACTATCCGGATTGGTTGGCCAacgtagtaatggtcaaaaaggcGAACGGcaagtggaggatgtgtgtggattttactgatctgaacaaggcttgccccaaagatagctatccatTACCACGCATTGATCAGCTGGTGGACTCCACCGCGGGCCATAAACTGCTTAGTTttatggacgctttctcaggaTACAACCAGATACGGATGGACGAGGTTGACCAGGAGAAGACCTCATTTGTTACTAGTCAGGGCTTGTTCTGTTATGAAGTAATGCCCTTCGGATTGAAAAACGCTGGAGCAACGTATCAACGACTGGTAAATCACATGTTCCGCCCCCAGATTGGGCAAAATGTCGaagtgtatgtggatgatatgttaGTGAAAAGTTTGGAAGAGGCTAAGCATTTAGACGACTTGCAAGAAACCTTCAACACACTCAGGCGATACAGTATGAAGTTGAACCCCAGTAAATGTGCTTTCGGAGTGGCTTCGGGAAAATTTCTTGGATTCATGGTCTCACACAGGGGGATCGAGGCCAATCCAGAAAAGATCAAGGCAATCCTAGAAATGAAGCCTCCACAGACTATTAAAGAAGTTCAATCTCTCACCGGGCGAGTTGCCGCCCTCAACAGGTTTGTCTCCAAAGCTACTGACAAGTGTTTGCCATTTTTCAAGGTTCTAAAGAAAGCATTCGAATGGACGGATGAGTGCCAAAGAGCCTTCCAAGATTTGAAGACGTATCTTGTCATGCCCCCGCTGCTAAGTCCGTCCGTGGCAGGAGAGGAACTGTTCTTGTACTTGGCGGTGACCCCGCATGCTGTGAGCTCAACACTGATAAGGGAGGAAGCAAAAATACAAAAGCCAGTGTATTACACCAGTAGGGCATTGAGGGGGGCGGAAGGGCGATATCCGCTAATAGAAAAGCTGGCCTTCGCGCTCATCACGGCTTCCAAGAAGTTaagacattacttccaagcCCATGTAATCAATGTTATGATAGATCACCCACTTAAGAAAGCTATGAACAAGTTGGAAGCCGCAGGACGTCTGATCCAATGGGCGGTCGAACTTAGCGAGTTTGATATCCGATACCAACCAAGACATGCTATTAAGGCTCAAGCCCTGGCAGACTTTATTGCGGAGTTCACTCCAAGATGCAACGATGAAGTGCAGGAGGATAAAAATTGGGTGGTCCATGTAGATGGCTCGTCCACACAGCATACAGGAGGAATAGGGGTAGTTTTGCAATCCCCTGAAGGAGACAAGTTGAAGCATAGAGTCCGTCTGCAATATCGACCAACTAACAATGAGGTGGAGTATGAAGCTCTGCTtaaagggctagaattggctaagtctGTAGAAGCGGAGTCAGTTCTCGTCCTGGGAGACTCTTCGCTAGTAATGGGCCAAATAAATGGGACATATGAGGCGAAAGAAGAGCGAATGAAAAAGTACTTGGAAAGGGTATTACAGTTtgtgaaaaaattcaagaaaactAACTTCATTCAAATCCCGAGGGAAGAGAATGTGGAAGCAGATACCTTAGCGAAGGAAGCCTCAGCAACCGGAACAACCGACCAGTATGATGAAATTCAGTACGTCCCGAGTGTAGATCTCCCGGAAGTGCAGCAAATAGGGAAtgaagaaaattggatgacACCAATCGTCTCGTATCTAAAGGACGGGAGACTTCTGGAAGCAAGAGACGAAGCTAAGAAACTCAGGATAAAAGCAGCCAGGTATGTCCTTATGGACGAAGTTCTTTACAAGAGGGGcttttctcaaccttatctCAGGTGTCTGGCCCCAGACGAGGCGAACTACGTGCTGAGGGAAGTCCATGAAGGAACCTATGGAAACCATTCAGGAGCCAGGTCGCTCATCCACAAAGTCGTCCGTGCAGGGTACTATTGGCCAACTGTTCAAGTGGATGCCAAAGCTTATGTCAAGGCatgcgacaaatgccagcgATTCAGTAATGTCCCCAGACAACCATCCGAGTATCTCACTCCAATGATGGCCCCGTGGCCCTTTGCTCAATGGGGCCTAGATATCCTGGGTCCATTTCCACTTGGAACTAGACAGATGAAATTCTTGGTGGTAGGGATTGActatttcactaagtgggtggaagcagaACCATTGGCACACATTACACAGCAGAATGTAAagaacttcgtctggaagaaTATAGTGTGCAGGTTTGGAGTACCCAGGGTACTAGTTTCCGACAACGGGCGACAGTTTGATAACACCCTTTTCAGGGACTTCTGTCTACACTTCGGAATCCAAAATCGTTATTCCTCCCCCGCCCATCCACAGGCAAACGGTCAGGCTGAGGttacaaaccgatccttgctgaaaatcatcaagactcgtcttgagggggcaaagggagtatggccagATGAGTTACCTGGTgtcctatgggcatacaggacgataGTGAGGACCCCTACAGGGGAGACCCCTTTTAAACTAGCCTATGGAAGTGAAGCAGTTATACCTGCGGAAGTGCACATGGCTAACCATAGGGTGATGTCATATGAGGAGAAGGATAACGAGGAGCAACTCCGCTTGAACCTCGATCTTATAGACGAAGTAAGGACAGAAGCAGAGCACAGGGCAGCGAAGtacaagaacctcatggctaggcaataTGATGCAAGGGTGAAACCAAGACGtttcaacataggagatctTGTCCTGAGGAAGGTCTCTTTAGCAACCAAGAACTCAGCTCATGGGAAATtgggccccaattgggaaggaccctatagagtCATCAACTTCAAAAGACAAGGATCCTATTACCTGGAGGCCCTGGACGGGAGAAAGCTAGAACATCCTTGGAACgtggagcacctgaggaggtactacCAGTAGAAGCAGGCCGAAATGAGGTTCACTGTGGACGAGCTTGAAGCTTGCTACCCATGGCTAACCATAGGGTGATGTCATATGAGGAGAAGGATAACGAGGAGCAACTCTGCTTGAACCTCGATCTTATAGACGAAGTAAGGACAGAAGCAGAGCACAGGGCAGCGAAGtacaagaacctcatggctaggcaataTGATGCAAGGGTGAAACCAAGACGtttcaacataggagatctTGTCCTGAGGAAGGTCTCTTTAGCAACCAAGAACTCAGCTCATGGGAAATtgggccccaattgggaaggaccctatagagtCATCAACTTCAAAAGACAAGGATCCTATTACCTGGAGGCCCTGGACGGGAGAAAGCTAGAACATCCTTGGAACgtggagcacctgaggaggtactacCAGTAGAAGCAGGCCGAAATGAGGTTCACTGTGGACGAGCTTGAAGCTTGCTACCCTATTTACATTCTACTTATGTTTTATGCTGTGTTTGATACTATCactttgttatttgtgttgtGGTTATTTATCATGATTATGGACGAAGTTATGGAGTGCTTACTAAATAAAAGGCATTAGCATGTATGTGCCTTATCTGTAAACGATATTTATGtaatgtacaaaatgttgtgtgaatttcAGATTTCCATGGCATTCTCGTTCAAAGCTAACCTACAAGGTGGCtaagaacaaaatattttttaattgtcaatCAGACGAGTAAATTCTCTGGACGCGGAGATGTAACGTCTAAAACTTTCCTAAGGGTAAAGCAAGACACCTTTATTTTAGTCAAAGAACAAGGTGGAACCTATAATGAGCCCAAGGCGTATTCGTCCATAAGGGTTAAAAGCAAGGTAAAGGCGTCCTCGTCCAGATCAAAGGACGAGGAAGAACCCACAACTTGCCTAGGCCCTGGGCAAACTTATATAAAGGACGAGGCAAAACACACGTCCAGACCATAAACAGTAAAGTCCATAGACAAGATTTTTGAGCCAAAACCCAGTCTACGGACGGGCAAGGTCCATAAGTCCGTGGACGATCAGAGTGCATGACAATTTTTAGTCTAAGGAAGAGAAATAGCCattgaaattttaatagatGGTTTAAACACACCAAATATGGACGAGTAAAGCAAGAAGCTAAGAATACGAAATGAAAAATCTCGTCCATACATAAAAGGTAAAATTCACCAACTGTTCAAGGGCGGACAACCAACGTCCAAACACCCTTGCGAAGAACTAGTTTCAATACCTCGTCCTAAGAATTTTGGACGAGATCAGTGTACTTGAATTACATCAAAAGATCCCAAAACAAaggatcaaaaaaaaaaaaaaaaaaaaaaaaaaaaaaaaaaaaaaaaacttattcttAAGCAGGAGGGGCACTGGGTGGCTGGGTGGAGGCATCGTCCTCAATATTAACGTCCTCAGAGATGGTTTGGAGAAGAGAGCTGGTAGCAGCGTTCAAATTAAGTTTGATAGAGTTGAAATCCACCTCAGGGAAGTTTTCAACAGCGTCCATCCTGAAATCTTCAAAACCCGCCGCATAGTTGCGGTCCAGCAAGTCTGTAAATTCCTTGGACGCTTTGAACTCTGCAATGGCATCGTCCTTGGCCTTGGagagggaactactcagctcgTCATTCTTCACTTGAAGGTGGTCGAGACGAGAATCTTTCTCCACCAAGGCAACCTTCAACTCTGCGATCAAATTTTGCTGCTCCGCTTCTTTCTGCTTAGCCTCAGCAGCAACCCCAGCCCATTTCTTACTCTCGTCCCTCACGCTCTTTATGGTCGTCTCCAGCAAAATTCTCGTCTTGTCCAACTCAGTGGCTTGCCTGGACGCTGCGATGAACTTAGACATGGCCTGCAAAAGAGAAATGCTTGGTTAAGACGTCTAAAAGACAGTGAAATAATAAAGGCAAGACGAAAGGAAATTTACCTTAAACAGATCATGAACACCAGAATGTTCGAAATCTTTTAAAGACATGTCATAGCAAGCCTGTATGTCCTCGTCCTTCACAGCTTCTTGAAAACGTTGCCAAGCCAAATCTTCGTTTTCAATTATGTTCGAAGATACCCTCGGCGGGGGCTGAGACGAGACAGACGTAGTCGTCCTGGGAGGAGTCTTGGACGAGGTTGTCTCCACAGGTGGAGATACGTCCACATCGATTGTTTGGACGGAGAGGTTGGGCTGAGGCAAAATAGGCTTAGCCACCTTAGACGACTGTTTCATTCTTTTGTCACGACGGCTGGGGAGGCTCCCTAAGTCCAAATTCTTTGGTAGGGACTTCCTTTTGTCCCCAGCAGACGGACGAGTCTGAGGTACAGTGTCAGGACGAGCGTCCCCAGCCTCAGGACGATCCCCCTCGCCAGCTACCTCTTTTCCCTTGTTACCCTTCATTGTCGCCATtcctaaaacacaaaaaaagaaaaagaaaaagggagtttttagagcgaacataaaaaaaaaaaggggtaaaagaCGTCCTGAGTTAGAGGCTTACTTCTCCTTACTGTTATCTCGTGCGCGAGTGCTTCGTCAGAAGGATCAGGACCAAGTCCCCACTTAGCAAGTCGTCTAAGAGTCACTAGGAAGTGGAAACTCCTACCTGCGTATAGACGTGCTCTGTGGACGCGATCACGGTGGAACTTGCTAAGGGAAGGACGCCCAACAGCTGTAAAGGAATGAGTTAgaatgcaaaaaataataataacttaaaaaaaaaaaaaaaaaaaaaaaaaaaaaagacttaccctgaggacgaaggttccctaggTCCCCAGTATAACGACCAAAAGTGTCCCGTCCAACGTCCGAAGGGTTTCCAGCCCAATTCCTGGAGACGAAGAAAAACTCCGTCTTCCACTTTCTGTCAGACGAGGGTAGGGACCTAATCATTCTACAATCTTTGCCCCTGGCAGTAAACTGGTAAAAGCCAAGGGATTGATGAATTTCGGAGGGTTTATAACAGTAGAGGAACTCGTCCACCGTAAGAGGACGGTCCCCCCTAAACACCTCTCTCCATAGGACTTGCATAGAAATGACTAATCTCCATGCGTTTGGGTTAAACTGACATATCCCTAAACCTAACCTAACTAGTAATTCCCTAATGAAAGCGTTTAAAGGGAATCTCAAACCCCCCAGAAGATAAGCCTCATAGACACCTATCCCAAAACGAGGATCACAACACCATTCTCCACGGACGGGCAACCTAGGGTTAAGCTCGTCTGGGATCTGGTACCATGCCCTCAGATTATCTAACCTTTGTTCGTCTGTTTTAGAAGGTATGTCTACTGCGCAACTAAATACAGTGACCTCCTCCTCGTCCAAAGGGACAGTTGGAGGGACAGACGAGGAAACCCTGGACGAGGTACCTGCTTGGGACCCTGAGGCCTTCCTAATTTCTTGTTGTATAGCCTCTAAGGGAAACCCAGGGACGCCGGAAACATATTCCTCGTCCGTAGAGTTCCCCCCATCACTACTACTAGAACCACTAGAACTGGTACTAGACACGAATTGGTACTCGTCTATGGTTTTTTCTAGGCTGTCGCTAGACGACATTTTCttcaagaagattaaaaaaCCTAAAAGACGAGAGAAGAGGGAATACCTGGCTCTAAGACGAATGGAGGCTACGGACGCTAGGAATATCCTAGACGAGGCTCTAGACGAGGAATGTCAATGAACGAAAATCTTAGGAATGCAAGGGGCAACGCAGGAATTCCCCTATTTATAGGAAATTGACCTGGGCATACAAAATGACACAACCAATCAGGGAGTGACACGTGGCATTCGTCTCGAAAAATGGATCGACGAAACTCGTCACCAATGAGAGTGTGACACGTGGCATCTTGACGTATGGGCTTTCTAGGTACAACGCCTGGCTGTTCGTCTCCTTAGACGACCCATATGaacaagggggcaactgatgtgCAACGAAAATTCGCCAAGTCGTCTTGTCCATACGCGTCGTCCAAATCTTAGACGAGGTAAGTCATCAGTCACTCGTCCGTCTGTCCTCAAGACAGACTGAAAAGACGAGCTTACTATCATCCGTCCGTCCTTGAGGACAGACGGGCTTCTTAGCATTCGTCCGTTTGTAAAGGACGGACGAGCTTGCTATCATCTCCTCATCCATAAAGGACAAAGGAGGATTACTACATTTCCGCCGAGTGGAAGAACGAACCGTCACCCGCCAAGACCAACCGTTGCGCAATACGAACTTCTACATCAGTTACGGAAGTTATTTCCAAGCCTGTTGGATTCCCCAATTGTAGGAGcggttactaaacaagtaaccgcTTCCCGTATACTATATAAGCACACGCCAATGAAAGAGTAAGGCATTCTGTTCTGGAGAAACTAAGTTTACATTCCTTCAGTCATCAGTGAGAGACTAACTTcaccatcggagggttcttggccagCTTCCATCGGTCTCCTTtgagtttttacttgttttctcaGGATTCAATCGCAAGTTTACCAAGGCCCGGCATTTTCAGTCCACTGATATCCCAGAGTTCATCAGAATCCAAACTAAATGTCAAAGCTATATCCTTTTCAATGTATAACATCAAAGAGTCcgtcaaaaaatcattttccattttcCATTTTGACACTGACCCACTAACCTAATCAATCCCACTACCGACACTCTAAATTTATTTCCACTTTCTACActactaacaaaaacttttcttaactttacatttttttttctatcacttGCCCGTTGCCCAACTCCACTTGTCCCTATTATGCCCAACTACcagtcaacaaaaaaaaaactaatctctACAAACTCtactctctgtctctgtctctgtctctctctatctctcttatcTATATAAACAAGAGAGGGAGTCACAAACACAGagtcacaaagccaaaaagccaaaaagccaaaaaaaaaaaaaaccaccacagGCAGCACAAATTCAATTCACAATCACCAACATCAGTTTAGTTCATCACTCATCAGTAAAAATACAAACATGAAACACCACAAGTCCACAAGGCACAAGCACAATTTCTGTGAATCTCAGATTCTCAGATCATAAACattttattaggttttgaaggaaaagataagaGTAAATACCTGTGAACTGTGAAGGCTGGAGCAACGAAGCTAGGTTGGGTAGATCAAGCAATCGGCGGCGACGGCGGCAAGTGGGTCCCGCGTGGGCGGCGTCAAGTGGGTCTCGACTCTCGCGTGGGTCTCGCCGGCGTGGGTACTAGGTAGCAAGATCAAGATGGGTCTCGCAAGCGTCACAGACTCATGGCGTGGGCGTGGGCGGCGGCGTCACAGCGTGGGTGAGTGGGTCTCTTTGAGTACTCTGTCTCACCTCtcactttccttttttttttttttttcccttcatttttttgctttctccGTTTGGTTTTGGACTGCTAAGATCtgagtgtgtttttttttttttttttttttttttaattttttattttaataaaatatttaaattggtTATGGGCTCCTGGACTGGCCGGATGATGGGCTAGGGGGGGGGGGTTCATGATTTTTGGGAGGGGGCCCAAGCTAAAAACTAAGGGGGGcccaaagcctttttttttttgaaaattttacctgctcaaaattttttttttttgggcctagAGGGGGCTCGGGCCCCCTTTGGGCTCAACGTGGGTCCATCTTTGGTAGGTATATAGCGGATCCAGGCAAAGAGCATTGGAATGCAATAAAGTGGATCTTTAGATATCTTACAAGCACTCGTGATTTCGGTATCCTATTTGATTAGAGAGCTAGTACAGAAGTTGCGGGTTATGTGGATTCCGACTATGCAGGGGACCTTGATTCTAGAAAGTCCATGACAGGCTTGTGTTTAGGTTTGCTGGTGGCCTAATTTGCTGGAAGTCTACATTACAAGATTCAGTTGCTTTATCCACTATAGAAGCAAAATATATGGCGAGGACAGAGGCAGGAAAAGAAGCCATTTGGCTTAGTGGACTGGTTAATGAGCT
It encodes the following:
- the LOC126689967 gene encoding uncharacterized protein LOC126689967; amino-acid sequence: MKLGRDCLHPVNSPLVGFGGMKVQPVGTVTLPVVVGAYPQQVTKDVSFLVVDCSSSYNAIIGRPTLNSWKAVTSTYHLSVKFPTDYGVGQVQGDQLAARECYLAMLATDEQVQTMTIEEKRVVVEPIEVLEDVPLDERNPERCTRVGADLEGGIKENLVQFLRKNVDVFAWSHEDMPGIDPNVITHRLNVCLSSKPIRQKKRVFAPERENAIKDEVQKLIAAKFIREVYYPDWLANVVMVKKANGYNQIRMDEVDQEKTSFVTSQGLFCYEVMPFGLKNAGATYQRLVNHMFRPQIGQNVEVYVDDMLVKSLEEAKHLDDLQETFNTLRRYSMKLNPSKCAFGVASGKFLGFMVSHRGIEANPEKIKAILEMKPPQTIKEVQSLTGRVAALNRFVSKATDKCLPFFKVLKKAFEWTDECQRAFQDLKTYLVMPPLLSPSVAGEELFLYLAVTPHAVSSTLIREEAKIQKPVYYTSRALRGAEGRYPLIEKLAFALITASKKLRHYFQAHVINVMIDHPLKKAMNKLEAAGRLIQWAVELSEFDIRYQPRHAIKAQALADFIAEFTPRCNDEVQEDKNWVVHVDGSSTQHTGGIGVVLQSPEGDKLKHRVRLQYRPTNNEVEYEALLKGLELAKSVEAESVLVLGDSSLVMGQINGTYEAKEERMKKYLERVLQFVKKFKKTNFIQIPREENVEADTLAKEASATGTTDQYDEIQYVPSVDLPEVQQIGNEENWMTPIVSYLKDGRLLEARDEAKKLRIKAARYVLMDEVLYKRGFSQPYLRCLAPDEANYVLREVHEGTYGNHSGARSLIHKVVRAGYYWPTVQVDAKAYVKACDKCQRFSNVPRQPSEYLTPMMAPWPFAQWGLDILGPFPLGTRQMKFLVVGIDYFTKWVEAEPLAHITQQNVKNFVWKNIVCRTIVRTPTGETPFKLAYGSEAVIPAEVHMANHRVMSYEEKDNEEQLRLNLDLIDEVRTEAEHRAAKYKNLMARQYDARVKPRRFNIGDLVLRKVSLATKNSAHGKLGPNWEGPYRVINFKRQGSYYLEALDGRKLEHPWNVEHLRRYYQ